In a single window of the Deinococcus yavapaiensis KR-236 genome:
- a CDS encoding AIM24 family protein, producing the protein MTYDSGDASQSLQQFLNETAERDRPGDVFELESSKMLEVKVRGRIWSKLGAMVAYKGNLSFRREGMMEGGLMKALMRAVSQEMSPLAKIEGQGVCYLADQGKEITILRLQGDTINVNGNDLLAFEDTVRYDVTFLRRVASMMSGGLFSVRLSGNGMVAILSHGKPLTLRVTHNEPVFTDPNATVAWSGNLQPQLRVDSSLRSIFGRGGGETYQMVFQGDGFVVVQPYEEFEQGLGGGGEQGQGGGLGRAMKDIFD; encoded by the coding sequence ATGACGTACGACAGCGGAGACGCCAGCCAAAGTTTGCAGCAGTTCCTCAACGAGACCGCCGAACGCGACCGTCCGGGCGACGTGTTCGAGCTCGAAAGCTCGAAGATGCTGGAAGTGAAGGTACGCGGTCGCATTTGGAGCAAGCTCGGCGCGATGGTGGCGTACAAAGGCAACCTCAGCTTCCGGCGCGAAGGCATGATGGAAGGCGGCCTCATGAAGGCCCTCATGCGGGCCGTGTCGCAGGAGATGTCACCGCTCGCGAAAATCGAAGGGCAAGGCGTGTGCTACCTCGCCGATCAAGGCAAGGAAATCACGATTCTGCGGCTGCAGGGCGACACCATCAACGTGAACGGCAACGACTTGCTGGCCTTCGAGGACACCGTTCGCTACGACGTCACGTTCTTGCGGCGCGTGGCGAGCATGATGTCGGGCGGCTTGTTCAGCGTGCGCCTCTCGGGCAACGGCATGGTGGCCATCCTCAGTCACGGCAAGCCCCTCACGCTGAGGGTGACGCACAACGAGCCCGTGTTCACCGACCCGAACGCGACGGTCGCGTGGAGCGGAAACCTGCAACCTCAGCTGCGCGTGGACTCCAGCCTCCGCTCCATCTTCGGGCGTGGCGGCGGTGAAACGTACCAGATGGTCTTTCAAGGCGACGGATTCGTCGTCGTGCAACCGTACGAGGAGTTCGAGCAGGGCCTCGGCGGCGGTGGCGAGCAAGGGCAAGGCGGCGGCTTGGGCCGCGCGATGAAGGACATCTTCGACTGA
- a CDS encoding pyridoxal phosphate-dependent aminotransferase, whose product MFNVRLSSKVQSLKPSSTVGVAAKALELQRAGVHVISMAAGEPDFDTPPHVKEAAHRAIREGKTKYTQVQGIPELREVIAEKFRRENDLSYTPDQVIVSTGGKQALFNAFLALLDPGDEVIIPAPYWVSYPEMVSFAGGVPVAVDTRPEDGYDVDPEAIGAAITPRTKAIVLNSPSNPTGAVYPEAILRAVADLAVRHGLVIVTDEMYEHIVYDAAHVSIARFAPEHTLTVNGASKAYAMTGWRIGFAGGPSNLVKAMNAIQGQSTSNPSTISQYAALEAIRDSRAFIEEARGKFRERRDRIVVGLNGLGLATPLPQGAFYVMADTSRLASDELEAARLLLDEARVAVVPGTDFRAPGRVRLSYATSLENIEDALSRIGKLMGVGV is encoded by the coding sequence GTGTTCAACGTTCGACTGTCTTCAAAAGTCCAGAGTCTCAAGCCGTCGTCGACCGTCGGGGTCGCCGCCAAGGCCCTCGAGCTTCAACGCGCGGGCGTGCACGTCATTTCGATGGCGGCGGGCGAGCCCGACTTCGACACGCCGCCGCACGTCAAGGAAGCCGCGCACCGAGCGATTCGGGAAGGCAAGACGAAGTACACGCAAGTGCAAGGCATTCCGGAATTGCGTGAAGTGATCGCCGAGAAGTTCCGACGGGAAAACGACTTGTCGTACACGCCCGATCAAGTCATCGTCAGCACCGGCGGCAAGCAAGCTCTCTTCAACGCGTTCCTCGCGTTGCTCGATCCGGGCGACGAGGTCATCATTCCCGCGCCGTACTGGGTGAGTTACCCCGAGATGGTCTCGTTTGCGGGCGGCGTGCCCGTGGCGGTCGACACGCGCCCCGAAGACGGCTACGACGTCGATCCCGAGGCGATTGGCGCGGCCATCACGCCGCGCACGAAAGCGATCGTCCTGAACTCGCCTTCCAACCCGACGGGCGCTGTGTACCCGGAAGCGATTTTGCGGGCCGTCGCGGACCTCGCGGTGCGGCACGGTCTGGTGATCGTCACGGACGAGATGTACGAGCACATCGTGTACGACGCGGCGCACGTGTCCATCGCGCGTTTCGCTCCCGAACACACCCTCACCGTCAACGGCGCGTCCAAGGCGTACGCCATGACGGGCTGGCGCATCGGGTTCGCGGGCGGCCCTTCGAACCTCGTCAAGGCGATGAACGCCATCCAAGGGCAAAGCACCAGCAACCCGTCGACCATCTCGCAATACGCGGCGTTGGAAGCCATCCGCGACAGTCGGGCCTTCATCGAGGAGGCGCGCGGCAAGTTCCGAGAACGCCGCGACCGAATCGTGGTGGGTCTGAACGGCCTCGGTCTTGCCACGCCTTTGCCGCAAGGCGCGTTCTACGTCATGGCCGACACGTCGCGCCTCGCCTCCGACGAACTCGAGGCGGCGCGGCTGCTGCTCGACGAGGCGCGCGTCGCGGTCGTGCCCGGCACGGACTTTCGCGCGCCGGGACGGGTACGCCTCTCGTACGCCACGAGCCTCGAGAACATAGAGGATGCCTTGTCGAGAATCGGAAAGTTGATGGGCGTCGGCGTTTGA